In one Carettochelys insculpta isolate YL-2023 chromosome 6, ASM3395843v1, whole genome shotgun sequence genomic region, the following are encoded:
- the LOC142015194 gene encoding olfactory receptor 5W2-like, whose translation MEEGNHSVVTEFFLSGLTNRLELQFALFWVFLIIYIITLMGNGVMIFLITVDLRLQTPMYIFLRNLSFCDICCSTVIAPKMLQNLLAERKTISYTACAVQMCFFVFFGDTACLLLAVMAYDRYVAICNPLLYTVTMSRLHCNQLAGGVYAMGLADALIETGCTFHLSFHNSIINHFFCDVPPLLALSSSDTRISEIVMFSFFGFIIVSSVVIVILSYICIVSTILQIRSAEGRRKAFSTCTCHLTVVVIFYGTQLFMYLRPSSSYSMETDKIASLFYTLMIPMLNPLIYSLRNREVKDALMKAINKLVNGFCISLTQY comes from the coding sequence ATGGAAGAGGGAAATCACTCGGTGGTGACTGAGTTCTTTCTCTCAGGGCTGACAAATCGTCTGGAGCTGCAGTTTGCCCTCTTTTGGGTGTTCCTAATAATTTACATTATCACCCTGATGGGAAATGGGGTGATGATCTTCTTAATCACAGTTGACCTCCGACTCCAAACCCCAATGTACATTTTCCTCAGGAATTTGTCTTTCTGTGATATCTGCTGTTCCACTGTAATAGCGCCTAAGATGCTCCAGAATCTTTTAGCTGAGAGGAAAACCATCTCTTACACAGCCTGTGCCGTGCAAATGTGTTTCTTTGTCTTTTTCGGAGATACCGcatgcctcctgctggctgtgatGGCCTATGACCGTTATGTGGCCATCTGTAACCCTCTGCTCTATACGGTCACCATGTCCAGGCTGCATTGTAACCAGCTGGCAGGTGGAGTTTATGCTATGGGGCTGGCGGATGCATTGATAGAAACAGGCTGTACATTTCACCTGTCATTCCACAACTCCATCATTAATCATTTCTTCTGTGATGTTCCTCCACTGCTGGCGCTCTCCTCTTCTGACACCCGCATCAGTGAGATTGTGATGTTCTCCTTCTTTGGCTTTATTATAGTGAGCAGTGTGGTGATTGTCATCCTCTCCTATATATGTATCGTCTCCACCATCCTGCAGATCCGCTCTGCTGAGGGTCGGCGCAAAGCCTTCTCCACATGTACTTGTCACCTAACAGTGGTGGTCATATTTTATGGCACCCAGCTCTTCATGTATTTACGTCCTTCCTCCAGCTATTCCATGGAAACGGACAAAATAGCCTCATTGTTTTACACACTGATGATCCCCATGTTGAACCCCCTCATCTACAGCCTGAGGAACAGGGAGGTGAAGGACGCACTGATGAAGGCAATCAATAAACTAGTAAATGGTTTTTGCATCTCTTTAACTCAGTACTAA